From one Lycorma delicatula isolate Av1 chromosome 2, ASM4794821v1, whole genome shotgun sequence genomic stretch:
- the LOC142318762 gene encoding uncharacterized protein LOC142318762 — translation MKLSVVFAFAVLYIALMGFATSDDEQLPGALEPGNLSEKNEKPRYMHKRTYSGGSNYAGKSDGKYKSKGSSGAGKRHGEDDNEECDDGGNSHGGHGNGGSRGHGNVESKNGIQSKGNYKGGHTGGSNDEECDGGDNSHGGHGNRGSRGHGNVESKNGIQSRGNYKGGHTGGSNDEECDGGDNSHGGHGNVESKNGAKRRGNYKGGHTGGSNHEECDGDDNSHGGHSNVESKNGIRSRDNYKGGHTGGSNDEECDGDDNSHGGHGNVKSKNGIKSRDNYKGGHTGGGDNGECDTGASKKPGGYSNQGGKPEKAGKGGKKY, via the exons ATGAAGCTTTCAGTTGTATTTGCCTTCGCTGTACTTTACATTGCCCTTATG GGCTTTGCAACTTCAGATGATGAACAGTTACCAGGTGCATTGGAACCAGgtaatttaagtgaaaaaaatgagaaacctAGGTATATGCACAAGAGAACTTATTCTGGAGGTAGCAACTATGCAGGAAAAAGTGatggaaaatataaaagtaaaggaAGCAGTGGTGCTGGAAAACGGCATGGTGAAGATGATAATGAGGAATGTGATGATGGAGGTAACAGTCATGGAGGCCATGGTAACGGAGGAAGTAGAGGCCACGGTAATGTAGAAAGTAAGAATGGAATACAATCTAAGGGCAATTACAAAGGAGGGCATACTGGAGGAAGTAATGATGAGGAATGTGATGGTGGTGATAATAGTCATGGAGGCCATGGTAACAGAGGAAGTAGAGGCCACGGTAATGTAGAAAGTAAGAATGGAATACAATCTAGGGGCAATTACAAAGGAGGGCATACTGGAGGAAGTAATGATGAGGAATGTGATGGTGGTGATAATAGTCATGGAGGCCATGGTAATGTAGAAAGTAAGAATGGAGCAAAACGTAGGGGCAATTACAAAGGAGGGCATACTGGAGGAAGTAATCATGAGGAATGTGATGGTGATGATAATAGTCATGGAGGCCATAGTAATGTAGAAAGTAAGAATGGAATAAGATCTAGGGACAATTACAAAGGAGGGCATACTGGAGGAAGTAATGATGAGGAATGTGATGGTGATGATAATAGTCATGGAGGCCATGGTAATGTAAAAagtaagaatggaataaaatctAGGGACAATTACAAAGGAGGGCATACTGGAGGAGGTGATAATGGAGAATGTGATACTGGAGCAAGCAAaaaaccaggtggatattctaacCAAGGAGGAAAACCAGAAAAAGCTGGCAAAGGTggaaagaagtattaa